One window from the genome of Rhea pennata isolate bPtePen1 chromosome 16, bPtePen1.pri, whole genome shotgun sequence encodes:
- the TP53RK gene encoding EKC/KEOPS complex subunit TP53RK, producing GAEAAALPPLPGLRLVQQGAEACVYRGRFLGRDAVAKLRLPKRYRHPALEERLSRRRTAQEARSLLRCRRAGISAPVVYFVDYVTNCIYLEDIVDSVTVRDHIASVQQCGNDASSLLPLAEKLGELLARMHDEDLIHGDLTTCNILLRPPLEKLDLVLIDFGLSFVSGLPEDKGVDLYVLEKAFLSTHPDTETVFETLLKTYAATSKKSGPVVKKLDEVRLRGRKRSMVG from the exons ggggcggaggcggcggcgctgccgccgctgccggggctgcggctGGTGCAGCAGGGCGCCGAGGCGTGCGTGTACCGCGGCCGCTTCCTGGGCCGGGACGCGGTGGCCAAGCTGCGCCTGCCCAAGCGGTACCGCCACCCGGCGCTGGAGGAGCGGCTGAGCCGGCGGCGGACGGCGCAGGAGGCCCGCTCGCTGCTGCGCTGCCGGCGGGCAg GCATTTCTGCACCAGTGGTCTACTTCGTGGATTATGTCACCAATTGCATATATCTTGAAGATATTGTAGACTCAGTTACAGTTCGAGATCATATTGCTTCTGTACAGCAATGTGGAAATGATGCCAGTAGCCTCCTTCCCCTAGCAGAGAAGTTAGGTGAGCTGTTGGCAAGAATGCACGATGAAGACCTTATACACGGAGATCTTACGACTTGTAATATACTTCTGCGACCACCCCTGGAGAAACTGGACTTGGTGTTGATAGACTTTGGACTCAGTTTTGTTTCAGGTCTTCCTGAGGATAAAGGAGTTGATTTGTATGTTCTGGAAAAGGCCTTTCTTAGTACTCATCCTGATACAGAAACTGTGTTTGAAACTCTGCTGAAGACCTATGCAGCTACATCTAAAAAATCTGGTCCTGTTGTCAAAAAGCTCGATGAAGTGCGACtaaggggaagaaagagatcCATGGTTGGCTAA